A DNA window from Vigna angularis cultivar LongXiaoDou No.4 chromosome 1, ASM1680809v1, whole genome shotgun sequence contains the following coding sequences:
- the LOC108336227 gene encoding zinc finger protein ZAT4 — translation MDNRHKCKLCSRSFTNGRALGGHMKAHLASFPLPPKPQTLTHSSFTYSSSSDSQQEHLKEQDSLSYALRENPKKTFRVTDPEDRESETESKNPTRQRSKRNRKSTMLKLSFVVSTPLVTEPEPVSSVSDTSPEEDVAMSLMMLSRDTWNVVTNAGPPQRSKRRCTGSETKLKKLRGKYLCHTCGKAFRSSRALGSHRIICCRQEESQNQNNDNNSIKVFECPFCYKVFGSGQALGGHKRSHLIPSSSSTVNDSLKFKQTFIDLNMPAQPEEDDLSVVSDA, via the coding sequence ATGGACAATAGACACAAATGCAAGCTTTGTTCCAGGTCTTTCACCAATGGCAGAGCCCTTGGTGGTCACATGAAAGCTCATCTAGCTTCTTTCCCTCTTCCTCCAAAGCCTCAAACTTTAACTCACTCTTCCTTCACTTATTCCTCTTCCTCAGACTCTCAACAAGAACACCTCAAAGAACAAGATTCCCTTAGTTACGCGCTCAGGGAGAATCCTAAGAAGACCTTCAGAGTAACGGATCCTGAAGACAGAGAGAGCGAGACCGAGTCAAAGAACCCAACTCGCCAACGATCCAAGAGGAACCGGAAATCCACCATGCTCAAGCTCAGCTTCGTCGTCTCCACACCTCTCGTCACTGAACCCGAACCCGTGAGTTCGGTCTCCGACACCTCCCCGGAGGAAGACGTAGCCATGAGCCTCATGATGCTCTCCCGCGACACGTGGAACGTAGTCACCAATGCAGGTCCACCGCAGAGATCAAAGAGGCGCTGCACGGGATCAGAGACCAAGCTCAAGAAACTCCGCGGCAAGTACCTCTGTCACACTTGCGGCAAAGCCTTTCGATCCTCTCGAGCCTTGGGGAGTCACAGAATCATTTGTTGTCGTCAAGAGGAATCTCAGAATCAAAACAACGACAACAATAGTATTAAGGTTTTCGAATGTCCCTTTTGTTACAAGGTGTTCGGCTCTGGTCAAGCTCTGGGTGGACACAAGAGATCTCACCTAATCCCTTCATCGTCTTCAACAGTTAACGATTCCCTTAAATTCAAACAGACCTTCATAGATCTCAACATGCCGGCGCAGCCGGAAGAGGATGACCTTAGTGTTGTCTCTGATGCCTGA